The Lampris incognitus isolate fLamInc1 chromosome 4, fLamInc1.hap2, whole genome shotgun sequence genome segment atgacactcaaaattgagctcaggttcatcctgtttccactgatcatccttgagatgtttctacatcttgattggagtccacctctagtaaattcaattgattggacatgatttggaaaggcacacacctgtctataaaaggtcccactgttgacagtgcatgtcagagcagaaaccaagccacgaagtcaaaggaattgtctgtggacctccgaggcaggattgtatcgaggcacagacctgggaaagggtacaaaaaaaattctacagctttgaaggtcctgaagagcacagtggtctccatcattcataaatggaagaagtttggatccaccaggactcttcctagagctggccgcccagccaaactgagcaatcaggggacaAGGgcgttggtcagggaggtgaccaagaacctgatggtcactctgacagagctccagcgttcctttgtggagatgggagaaccttccagaaggacaaccatctctgcagcgctccaccaatcaggcctttatgataGAGtgtcagacggaagcctctgctcagtaaaaggcacatgacagccgcttggagtttgccagaaagcacctaaaggactctcagaccatgagaaacaagattctctggtttgatgaaaccaagattgaactctttggcctgaatgccaaacgtcacgtctggaggaaaccaggcaccactcatcaccttgctaatacaatccctacagtgaagcatggtggtggcagcatcatgctgtggggatgtttttcagcggcaggaactgggagactagtcaggatcaagggaaagatgaatggagaaaaggacagagagatccttgatgaaaacctgctccagagtgatcaggacctcagactggggcgaaggtttacctttcagcacgacaatgaccctaagcacacagcaaagacaacgaaggagtggcttcgggacaagtctgtgaatgtccttgaatggcccagccagagcccagacttgaaccccattgaacatctctagaaagtcctgaaaatagctgtgcagcaacgctccccatctaaccttacagagctcgagaggatctgcagaaaagaatgggagaaagaccccaaatataggtgtgccaagcttgtagcttcatacccaagaagacttgaggctgtaattgctgccaagggtgcctcaaccaagtactgagtaaagggtgtgaatatttatgtacatgcaatatttcagttttttatttttaataaatttgcaaagttttctacaaaacttttttcgctttgtcattatggggtattgtatgtagattgatgagaaaaaaaaggaatttaatccattttggaataaggctgtaacataacaaaatgtggggaaagcgaaggggtgtgaatactttccggatgcactgtatatatagcgtttttttcccggaaaccgtcaatggtgttgatagaagtgctcaactaatgaggagtggaatatccacaaaaaaaataaatctgcatctgtgtatatatatatatatatatatatatatatatatatatatatgatatagttATACAGCTGTATGTAACAGCTGTATAGCTGGCAGTGTCCAGCTGAGCTGAAGGCAACACTGGGCTTTAAACTGTTAACCGCAATATTTCAACATAAATTACTCATGACTCATTACtcattatcgatcttgctacaacatattgctatctatctatccatctatctatctctctatatatctatctatttatctaaatatctatcatctatctattcaACAGTTGTTTGTATCACCACGAATCCTCAAAACTGTAATCcttgcagaggatctccctctcactctcgctatccaacattttttgtaaataagtgacaagcggtaccgagcccccaccatccaggaagacagtagccaatagctttgaattcatgaAACAACACCTATTttcagttatgattcaaactcccaatgttaaaaaatgtgttcagaaagggcatgtcagtctctctttaagtgcTCTGACAAACCGTACCATCTTTGTACACACTAAAACGtgttttattcttttctttttttttttactttgtctcACTTCTCCCATGTGGGTAGATGGAGGGGAGGGTTGAGGAGGTTGGATCTATGAAATACATTATGTGAaattaatagaaatatttaataaatCCAAATGTTGTGTTAAAGGTCATCCATATTTGTTGTTTCTCACATGTAGTAGACCATTTTTGTGCCAGCAGGTACAGCCAGCCCTTTCCGCCGGCTACCACCACAGAGTATATTTTAGACTTGTGGGAAAAACTGTACTGGTACTgactttcaagaataagggtgatgagcagaactgtagcaactacagaggtataaagttgatcagccacagcatgaagatatgggaaagagtaatacacgctaggttaagaggagaggtgatgattagcaagcagcagtatggtttcataccacaaaagagcaccacagatgtgatgtttgctttgagaatgtaggagtggtgcaggatatgtatgagggcagtgtgacaatggtaagGTGTGCGGTTGGATTCATGgggaaggtgggattacatcaaggatcggctctgagccctttcttgtttgcaatggtgatggacaggttgacggaggagatcaggcaggaatctctgtggactgtgatgtttacagatgacattgtgatctgtagcaagagtaggatgcaggttgaggagagcctggagaggtggaggtatgcacttgagagaagaggaatgaaagtcagtaggagcaagacggaatacatatgcacgaatgagagggaggacagtagaatggtgaggaaTCAATGAgtagatgtgatgaaggcatatcagtttaaatacttggggtcaactgtccaaactaatggggagtgcagaagagaggtgaagaagagagtgcaggcagggtgtagtgggtggagaagagtgtcaggagtgatttgtgacagaagggtaccagcaagagttaaagggaaggtttacaagatggttgtgagaccagctatttgtatggtttggagacagtggcactgacgaaaagacaggaggagcagctggaggtggcagagttgaagatgataagattgtcattgggagtgatgaagaaggacaggattaggaacgagtatattagagggacagctcaggttggacagtttggaaacaaagcaagatgcaagattgagatggtttggacatgtgcggaggagagatgctgggtatattgggagaaagatgctgaatatggagctgccagggaagaggaaggccaaagaggaggtttataccacagtaactctgtggacaaccatatcaagttcaccagggaggatgtgaaaaatgacaggttagtcttcttacactgtgaaattgcaattgttgatgtttaccgtaaatcaacacatactgaccagtacttaaggtttgactctcatcatccactggagcacaaactaggagtcatcaggacgctgtaccaccaagatgacaacgtccccactgacagaGCGACCGGGGAAGGGAAGAAAACCCAAATTAAACAGTCTctggttaaatgtggttatcctaactgggcatttgtcaaatccaggaagacgcccaaacagtgcaccagccaataaaagagagaaggaaaactgctgtctaagcataaaccagtggtgattccatatgtggcggaagTTTCGGAAGAGTTGAGATGcgaattttccaaacaccgtgtctcagttgctttcaaaccccaaaacacgctatgccagaaattggtccaccccaacgaTCGAGTTCCCTCAGCACAAACCGAGCAACATGTATCCCCTACAACAGTGCCTCGTCCCCGGGCGCAAATGTATGAGAGGTGGCTTGGAAAACCAGTCCGGTGTAGTCAGTATGGCTGGATGATTATGGCAAAAATCATAATCACAATTATTTTGATTGATAGTGAAATCTCGATTATTAAACATGATTATTCATTGATTTGAAAACATgtgtgtttattgaaacattaaaACACTATGACTTTGAACTTAAAATACAATTGAActggaaaaataagaaataaattaaaatcaagtaaaacaatataataataaataaaaaatagtaatagtaatatgcaaaaacaacaaataaaaataaatatccccAACTATGCTTCAGTGCACTCATAGCCACAACCTACTGCAATAACTATTTAACATGCTTTGTTATAATGAGTATCAATATTAAAACTGTTAACATGTAAACTATAACTTGAGGTAGTGGCACACTTGTGGCCAAAATGAGTATTCCAAGAAGCACTTGTGGCTGGGATGCAAAGATATTTCCTAGCCAGTTTGGAGAGCCATGAGTAGAGTTTCTGTGATACTTTCCACCACTCCAGTGGGTCGGCCTCAGTGTCCAGTGACCTGCCCGGAGGTAGGACTGAAGCTCAAAAGCTATGGCCTGGTCTGGTTGAGGAGCAGCAGGTCCTGGAGCTGTGTCTTTGGTGGCTTTGAAAAAGCTGCCCAGGCCCCTCTTCTTCTTTCGTGCTCCACCAGCAGTAGCAGCATCAGTGTTGTCAGCAAGCATCATGGCTGGCTCAAGAAGGGCCCTCTCCTTGGAGATGGGGAAATATATTGAAGAAAATATGAATGACATGTTTAATCTGACTAAATGGTTATGGTTATACATAACGTGCGTTACACTATAGCTTAAATTTATATTACGTTACATTTAAGTTACTGTCAAATATGTATCCTTCATtcagtcattattattattattattaccatgacAGTCTTCATTTCAGATGTCAGTCCGGCTTCAATTGAGCCTCCATTCTCTTCAGTCACATATTTGAGCTTGAACCTTGGGTCCAGGGCAGAGGCCATGTCGAGCAGCTCTTGTGTTGGTGCGTTGTCATATTTATCTTTGAGGTAATCCACGATCTTCTGTTTAATGCACTTGGAAAGGTCTGTGTCATCCTCCTGTACTGCCAATATGGATGTGCTGAAGAGGTGGAGAGTTGGCTTCACAAAAGATACACTCACATACTGCTCCCCAGAAAGTGCATCTGTAAACTCAACCAGAGGGCTTAGTGACTTCTTGATGGCCTCTAGTACTTCGATGTCCTGCCATGAGGGGGTGAGATGTCTGGTTTTCCGGTCATTGGAGAGGACCTGGGTGATGGCCTTCTGCTGCTCGAGGACCCTCCTAATCATGGCCTGCTGAGATCCCCATCTGGTGGGACACTGTCTTCAGGGTGCGTTCAGGCAGATTCTGCTCCTTCTGGGCTTCTTTTAGCTCCCTCTTTTTTCTCCAACTGTAGGAGAAGGTGCTGACCACTTTTTTACAGACCCCCATCGCACGGTCAATCCTGTGGTCCTTCACTGCATTCTCTAGGATGACAAAAAATAGGTTAACATTTATCATGTAATTtatgtttcatccatccattatccaaaccacttatcctgctctcagtgtcgcaggacgctggagcctatcccagcagtcattgggcagcaggcggggagacaccctggacaggtcaaaGTATCATTAGGTTgtgaaatagtgtgtgtgtgtgtgtgagagagagcgagtgagagatcaTAAGAGTAGCTCACATGAAATATATTAtttgttattaatattaataaattacatcacatgtcacaggTTATTGAGTAGTTCAGATTAAATATATCATACATTATTTGTTATTATTGATAAATGACATCACATATGTCACACAATCAGGAGGAAGGAAAACTTCTCACCTACGGCCAAGTGGAGTCTGTGCCCGAAGCACTGCAGCCTTATCCAGCCATTGAGTTCAGCTGCCAGCTTGACGTTTGAGGCATTGTCAGTAGTAATGCACACGAGGTTCCCCTCCTTTAAATCCCATGCAGCCAGCGCTTGCCTCAGACCATCGGCGATGTTTAACCCTGAGTGGTCTTCAGGGAAAAATGCAGTTTGGAGACATTTTGTCTTCATGGTGAATTCTGCATCGATGTAATGCAACGTGAGGCTTATATACGGCTCCACGGTGTAGCTTGACCATAAATCCATTGTGGTGGCAAAATACCCTGCTGTAGAGACATATTTTGCAATTTCAGCAACATTTATCATACAGGGCAGGCAGTGCCGCTCTACTGAAATGTTTATGCAATGGCAACACGCAACGCTTGTCCAAAGTGTTCACTAGTTTCTTGAACCCCAGGTTGCTAACGGTACTGACAGGACATGTGTCTTTAGCTAGCATAAATGCTACAGCATGTGTTATCTCTTGATTTCTCCGGGAGCTGGTGGGATATGCGGTGGCATTGTAGAGAGTGTCCTTAACAGAAGACTGTGTTGAGGTGGCACTGGCTGAAGTCGACGAGCTTCTACTTTGTTGTGTCTTTTGCTCCTTTATAGCTTCATCATAGACCACTTTGTGAGTGGACTTCAGGTGATTAAACAAATTGGTCATGTTGCTTTGGGGTGCAAACAGGACTGTGTGACAAATCTTGCACACTATTTTAGTCTGTTCCACATCCGACTCCTCGAAACCAAAATGCTTCCAGACGACTGAATTGGTTTTACCTTTCTTCTCCACCAGAGGCCGCCTTTCTGCCGTCTTCTACACGTTGTGTCACTTGAAGACTGAAAAACGCACGCCACCCCTCCGACCTCTTAACACGAACGGGAAAAGTGAAACTGTTTGAGCTTTAGGGGAGGGCGGGGCACACAACTAGCTGGAAAAGACAGGTGCGTTGCATTTACAGCACAATCTAACACTGGCCTACATGCCGCGGCATGCGGCATAATAATCGTTTTACTTCGATTATCTTGTTTTGATGATCGTGGGGAGCCAAAATCGTAACTGAAATTGAAATTCGGTTAATCGTCCAGCCCTAGTAGTCAACTCTACTGGTCAGAGGGGCTCACCCTCGGGCATAGAAATGTCCATGAAGGGGGGGCTtaaagcaatatagtgtaccctgttaagtgccaggaggcttgccatgacttgtacatcggggaaaccaaacaaacgctagccaagaggatggcacaacacagatgagctaacacatcaggccacgattcagcagtctacaccatctacaggccagtggctactTTTtcaatgatgtgcacatccttgatagggaggaaagctggtttgagctgggagtcaaagaggccatctatgtgaagagggaccgaccatctctgaactgaacggggggggggggctaagagtacatctgttgccatcttacaatgctgtgattgcaaccattccccagtcctctgtgaatagtacacgtggccattgtaactctagttaatggtgacagcaacttgcatatgaaacggattgTTGGATTCGGACGTTGTGCAACTGTGCCGTTTATAGGTTGGGGGATaactacagtcagttgagactgacagtcacttagatgagtaatgaaatatATCTcctgataaacgttgtgtccagatgaactgattcaacatttaggatttccttacctggattattgagcaggcatcaagACAAATCTACTTATCATTTCGGCCCTATATCATTACTAACGAAAATGTGTATTGATATCAAACCTTTCCTGTTTTATGACTCAATTCAATATAAAAAGATTAATTAATTTGTGTTCCTCAGTTTGCTCCTTCCCTCTCACACTAACTTATTTCCTCCATAGATTTAATGTGCAGTTGCTTTAAATAATACCATCAACAAGGGACAAAATTTAAGCCGTCACGAGTTTGATATCATTCAGTATTTATTTGGTGGTTTTTCCTGCATGATGGGGTATGTCAAGTACAACTTATGTACCTCATTGCTCAACAACAGAGAAAACAGTACTTTTCATTAACTCCTTGTGTAATTTATTGAAAAATCACGTTATTTAGTGTTGTGTGCACACTATACAAGGTCATTACCTCGACCGAGGAGAGAGAGGTTGCCATTGTAGGATGAAATCTTTCACCCTGTCACAATCAAATTTATGACTGGGTGAACACATTATCCTAAAATTAATTTATGTGATGGACTGGTTTTAAATCTCCAGTTTGATGAATTATGTAACTAATATCAATAAATAATGATCTGGGATTGAGCAGAGAGTTAAGCAACAAAATAAATAACTTTCAAACCACAAATGTTCAGTCAAATGGGAGATAAGATTCAAATTGTGCAGTCAAAAGTCATGGAATCAAAAATGATATCGCCACTCATTTGCTATCGATGTATTTGCAAACAATATTTTGcatatcaaagaaggctgaatcagttcatctgcatacaacgtttatgaactgattcaaccttctttgattttcttacctggattattgagcatgcatcaagacaaatatTTCGCATAAGGTGAATAAGATGATCTTGATACTGCCCGTGACAGGGGAAACAGGAATGACGTTTATGTCTGAAAATAGCTGAGTATTATAAACAAGGTTTTTATGCCTCGGGTGGGAGGACATGTTTTCTGGGAAGATTAACATGCATTTTAAAATACGACATCTCTAAAACTGTTtttatgctatatatatatatatacactaccgttcaaaagtttgggatcacccaaacaatttcgtgttttccatgaaaagtcacacttattcaccaccatatgttgtgaaatgaatagaaaatagagtcaagacattgacaaggttagaaataatgatttgtatttgaaataagattttttttacatcaaactttgctttcgtcaaagaatcctccatttgcagcaattacagcattgcagacctttggcattctagctgttaatttgttgaggtaatctggagaaattgcaccccacgcttccagaagcagctcccacaagttggattggttggatgggcacttctttgagcagattgagtttctggagcatcacatttgtggggtcaattaaacactcaaaatggccagaaaaagagaactgtcatctgaaactcgacagtctattcttgttcttagaaatgaaggctattccatgcgagaaattgctaagaaattgaagatttcctacaccggtgtgtactactcccttcagaggacagcacaaacaggctctaacaggtactatttaatgaagatgccagttggggacctgtgaggcgtctgtttctcaaactagagactctaatgtacttatcttcttgctcagttgtgcaacgcggcctcccacttctttttctactctggttagagcctgtttgtgctgtcctctgaagggagtagtacacaacggtgtaggaaatcttcaatttcttagcaatttctcgcatggaatagccttcatttctaagaacaagaatagactgtcgagtttcagatgaaagttctctttttctggccattttgagcgtttaattgaccccacaaatgtgatgctccagaaactcaatctgctcaaagaagtgcccatccaaccaatccaacttgtgggagctgcttctggaagcgtggggtgcaatttctccagattacctcaacaaattaacagctagaatgccaaaggtctgcaatgctgtaattgctgcaaatggaggattctttgacgaaagcaaagtttgatgtaaaaaaaatcttatttcaaatacaaatcattatttctaaccttgtcaatgtcttgactctattttctattcatttcacaacatatggtggtgaataagtgtgacttttcatggaaaacacaaaattgtttgggtgatcccaaacttttgaacggtagtgtatatatatatatatatatatatatatatatatatatatatatatatatatacacacacacacacacatattgaaatAGGAAAGCAGTCCCTGTGGCGCCCATTGAATGGGGTGGGTGTTTGCTCCAGTGTGTGCTGTGGCAGTGAAAGCCGTGCCGGCACGGCAGAGAGCACGAGTCACACAGTGACTTACTTACCCTCTTCAGGGGCACCGTACTTCTGAACCAGTTATAGTCAGGAGAGCCTTTTATCTCCTCCATTTCTAGGACATATAAAAACCAGGTCATTCATGAAGAACCGAGGGGTACAGACAATTAACTAATTATCATCCGTATTTCACCGGAAGTCAGAGCAGGAAGCTAGTTTGCTCGTTAATAAACTTAACATCATCTAGGTTCCAGTGGTTTGGAGCACATGCGTGTGATTGTTCTGCAAAGCCACATAAACAAGATGTGGTCAGTAAGACCAAGAAGTGGGCTTGGTGTTTTGGCTAAGCTAGATGTTTGGAGCCCACCACTCGTGACTTTCTGCGCAAAACCAGCTAAGACCACTAAAGTTGAGATGCTTAACGATCTGGTTACGTACAAAGTCgtgtgaactggggggaataaaatAAATACCGTCGTTGGTTTAGTTGCCATTCACCGCATTCGTCGACTTCTATCCGCTTATAGCCAGCATCTTCCCCAGCGCTCTGGTCATATGACTTACTGTCTTGAACTtccgcaaaacaaaaaacaaaaaacttctaCTTCCTCTTTCGGGTTCTGTTGCGGAGTAGACGCTTCAGAGCGTGGTGCTGCCTCCTGCTGTTGAGGAGGACGCAAGACCGCCATCCGTGGGACGCAAACGTTGGGGAGGCTTCATAAATATGTGTACTTCATGTCATTCAGACACTGAGACCACAGAACACCCGGTTGTCTCTTGAAATGGACTGAAAGGTTTTAGGAGGCACTCCAACACTGGCTGATGGCAGCGGTCAAAGTATTACAATTCTAACATACGCAAACGTATCGCGCGGCGGGTTGGCGTGGACAATAAGGGCCAGAGACGATCCCGGATGCTGTTTGATTTAAACACTCCGTCAGAACCCAGCAGAACTGGCGGGAAAGGAGGAGGCAAGAGACGAGGATTGCAtttgaatggcagctcctgtgtcccctACCCCGTACGACCCCAagagtgctcctttattctgcccctccccagTTGTCGCCGAACAGTGTAGTTTCATGAAGATAATGAACGTAGTTTTTTTATCGAATGCCCGGAAGTCCCCACATATGTGGTACCACGGTAACCTGGTGAACATACTTCACCAGTAGGTGTCACTAAAGACTCAGCATTAACAAATGCCCGTAACGTCTCATGCCCTTCAGCTTGGCATGATCAGAACGTAATCGCATGCTTCATGTAAACCACTTCTTTTAACTTCTCTACTAACCTGTTGGCTAGGCCAGTGGTCCTCActcattttcttaggagagccacttatgagtaagaccattcctcaaagagccacagagattgcagacATAACCCGGGTGTTTTTGTTATCATCtctctcaagatatttaccatctttgtgtatgtttaaaaaatatatagtactgtagaggagctcaagcaggagtcgtgacaacttcctctttcggctacaccattacaacaacaaaaaccc includes the following:
- the spg21 gene encoding maspardin isoform X2, producing the protein MIRRVLEQQKAITQVLSNDRKTRHLTPSWQDIEVLEAIKKSLSPLVEFTDALSGEQYVSVSFVKPTLHLFSTSILAVQEDDTDLSKCIKQKIVDYLKDKYDNAPTQELLDMASALDPRFKLKYVTEENGGSIEAGLTSEMKTVMERALLEPAMMLADNTDAATAGGARKKKRGLGSFFKATKDTAPGPAAPQPDQAIAFELQSYLRAGHWTLRPTHWSGGKYHRNSTHGSPNWLGNIFASQPQVLLGILILATSVPLPQVIVYMLTVLILILIITKHVK